The Spirosoma sp. SC4-14 DNA window CCTGTATGGTACTCCCGGCGGAGCTGCTACCGGCGTTGCCTTTGACGTATCGGGCTGGTCGCTGGCCAGTCGCCCCAATGTAAACGACGATTCAGACGAGACGGGAAAAATTGTCTTTAAGATTACCGTTGATAGCGAAGGGGACATCGTTCGGGTTCAGACCCAGCAGACGACCGTCAGTCCGGCGGTGGTTGACGTATACCGAAAAGCCGTACAACGGCTTCGGCTGCGCCCGAAAGGGGGAGCCACCCCACCCACCGCTACCGGAACGATTACCTTTATCATTACCTCCAAATAGGGTTTATGGTCATCAGAAACCTGATGACCATAAACCGATCACCGAAATGCAGTATCAGGAAGCGCTCGACTATCTCTATAGCCGGCTCCCCGTTTTTCATCGAATAGGCCCCAAGGCGCTAAAGCCAGGTCTGACCAATACCCTTCGGCTATGCGAAGCCCTGGGGAACCCCCAGCAGCAATTCAGGAGTATCCATGTTGCGGGTACAAATGGAAAAGGCAGTACGTCCCACATGCTGGCGGCCATTTACCAGTCGGCCGGGTACCGGGTAGGCCTCTACACGTCGCCCCATCTGAAATCATTTACCGAACGAATCCGGCTTAATGGCGAGCCCATTGCCGAAGCCGAGGTGGCAGCCTTTGTTACCGAGCATCGGTCTCTCATCGAATCCATTGAGCCCTCCTTTTTTGAGGTGACGGTGGCTATGGCCTTCGATTTCTTTGCCAGACACCAGCCCGATATAGCCATTATTGAAGTGGGCCTGGGGGGACGTCTGGATTCTACGAATGTTATTACGCCAGTAGCGTCTGTCATTACAAACATTGGCTACGACCATACGGATATACTGGGGGATACGTTAGCAAAAATTGCCCGTGAAAAAGCCGGAATCATCAAGACCGCTATACCGGTTTTGGTAGGAGAGACCCATCCCGAAACGAAGCCAGTTTTTGAGGAGGTTGCCGCATCACTACAGGCCCCCATCCGTTTCGCTGATCAGGCATTTCGCCCTGAGGATGGTGGCATTGCCAATGGCTTACGGCGGGTGATTATCCGGTCAGGTGCAGCGGCTTCGTATTTCCTCGATTTACTGGGTAGTTATCAGGTACAGAATTTAC harbors:
- a CDS encoding folylpolyglutamate synthase/dihydrofolate synthase family protein yields the protein MQYQEALDYLYSRLPVFHRIGPKALKPGLTNTLRLCEALGNPQQQFRSIHVAGTNGKGSTSHMLAAIYQSAGYRVGLYTSPHLKSFTERIRLNGEPIAEAEVAAFVTEHRSLIESIEPSFFEVTVAMAFDFFARHQPDIAIIEVGLGGRLDSTNVITPVASVITNIGYDHTDILGDTLAKIAREKAGIIKTAIPVLVGETHPETKPVFEEVAASLQAPIRFADQAFRPEDGGIANGLRRVIIRSGAAASYFLDLLGSYQVQNLPAVLATVEALQPLLPVAAASVGVALQSVVRLTGLKGRFQTIQESPRVIADTAHNLPGLQALFTTVNLLKFTKLHIILALVTDKNRDQVLGSLPPSALYYFCQAGSPRSLPSDQLQAEAQAIGLYGDAYTDVNEATKAAIAAASPDDLILITGSNYHIAELTNL